A window from Branchiostoma lanceolatum isolate klBraLanc5 chromosome 9, klBraLanc5.hap2, whole genome shotgun sequence encodes these proteins:
- the LOC136441508 gene encoding valine--tRNA ligase-like isoform X1 yields MQQCISAVFKTRAILGKLPRVLQLSHHLTTSARMENGPEGAAGAAAAAAAAGGEPAVQKTEAQLKKEAKQKAKMEKFKAKQEKMAAQKGEKKSEEKKEKKKEKEVVTYDIQTPSGEKKDVASEMPNAYSPKYVEAAWYPWWEKQGFFKPEYGRKSLQEPNPKGQFVMVIPPPNVTGSLHLGHALTNAIEDSITRWHRMKGKTTLWNPGCDHAGIATQVVVEKKLQREEGLSRHDIGREKFVEKVWKWKNEKGGRIYEQQRLMGISVDWDRAAFTMDEKLCNCVKEVFVRLHDEGIIYRSNRLVNWSCRLKSAISDIEVDKKELPGRTLLAVPGYEEKVEFGVLVEFAYPVEGSDEEIVVATTRIETMLGDTAVAVHPEDDRYKHLHGKYVLHPLLERRMPIICDDFVDREFGTGAVKITPAHDHNDYECGKRNNLESVTIIDDNGLMTDDCGDKFKSMKRFHARKAVLEALKEKNLYRGTKDNPMVVPTCRQCLSLVPSRSKDVIEPLLKPQWYVNCKDMAAAAVEVVRNGELKVIPDFHEATWYRWMENCRDWCISRQLWWGHRIPAYFVTVDDPSVPPGADVDEKYWISGRDEAEARRKAAERFGVSEDKISLRQDEDVLDTWFSSAFFPFSIFGWPEQTEEFKLFYPGTLLETGHDILFFWVARMVMMGLKMIGKLPFKEVYLHAMVRDAHGRKMSKSLGNVIDPVDVINGITLDNLHKLLENSNLDPREVARAKQGQKEDYPNGIPECGTDALRFALCAYTGQGRDINLDVLRVQGYRFFCNKMWNATKFALSSLGEGFQPRFEAKLSGNERLIDQWILSRLVAAVDASNRGFENYDFPLATNGIYNFWLYDLCDKYLESIKPIIYGKNEAAKETTRQTLYTCLEVGLRLLSPFMPFITEELWQRLPRRSNDAPPSICVASYPEAEEFPWRQETLEEELDFVHEVNCRARSIRAEYNLTKQRPELYLQCSDNSVAEMLNKYIDIITILSQSGKVVTLVDQPPPEGCAILTVSDKCTVHLLLKGMVDASKEITKLEGKKTNLNNQVDKILKEMSIADYENKVPEQVRMRKDERKSQMEGEIEAITKAIENFQKLL; encoded by the exons ATGCAACAGTGCATCAGCGCCGTCTTCAAGACACGGGCGATCTTAGGCAAACTTCCGAGGGTCTTACAACTCTCACACCACCTCACGACGTCGGCCAGGATGGAGAACGGGCCCGAGGGAGCGGCAGGCGCGGCGGCGGCGGCAGCGGCGGCCGGCGGAGAACCGGCTGTGCAGAAGACCGAGGCACAACTGAAGAAGGAGGCGAAACAAAAGGCTAAGATGGAGAAGTTCAAAGCTAAACAGGAGAAGATGGCTGCACAGAAGGGCGAG aaaaagtcagaagaaaagaaggagaagaagaaggaaaaggaGGTCGTGACCTATGACATCCAGACCCCCTCAGGAGAGAAGAAAG ATGTGGCTAGTGAGATGCCCAATGCTTACAGTCCTAAGTACGTGGAGGCAGCCTGGTACCCCTGGTGGGAAAAACAAGGCTTCTTCAAACCTGAGTATGGA AGGAAGAGTCTACAGGAGCCCAACCCTAAGGGCCAGTTTGTGATGGTGATCCCCCCTCCCAACGTGACTGGTTCGCTCCATCTGGGTCACGCCCTCACCAACGCCATTGAGGACAGCATCACCAGATG GCACAGAATGAAGGGAAAGACGACCCTGTGGAACCCCGGCTGTGACCACGCCGGCATCGCCACACAGGTGGTCGTGGAGAAAAAGCTCCAAAGAGAAGAGGGCCTGTCTCGCCACGACATCGGCAGGGAAAAGTTTGTGGAGAAGGTCTGGAAGTGGAAGAACGA GAAAGGAGGGCGAATCTATGAGCAGCAGAGGCTGATGGGTATTTCTGTGGACTGGGACCGTGCAGCCTTCACTATGGATGAG AAACTGTGCAATTGTGTGAAGGAGGTTTTCGTCCGGCTCCACGACGAGGGAATCATCTACCGCAGCAACCGACTGGTCAACTGGTCCTGTCGCCTCAAGTCGGCCATCTCAGATATAGAG GTTGATAAGAAGGAGCTGCCAGGACGTACCCTGCTAGCCGTGCCGGGTTACGAGGAGAAGGTGGAGTTTGGAGTCCTGGTGGAGTTTGCCTACCCCGTGGAGGGGTCAG ATGAGGAGATCGTTGTTGCCACCACCCGTATTGAGACCATGCTGGGAGACACAGCTGTAGCTGTACATCCAGAGGACGACAGATACAAG CATCTCCATGGGAAGTACGTCCTCCACCCCCTGTTGGAGCGCCGCATGCCCATCATCTGTGACGACTTTGTGGACAGGGAGTTTGGAACAG GTGCTGTGAAGATCACCCCTGCCCACGACCACAACGATTACGAGTGCGGCAAGAGGAACAACCTGGAGTCAGTCACCATCATCGACGACAACGGGCTCATGACGGACGACTGCGGAGACAAGTTCAAG AGCATGAAGCGTTTCCATGCCAGAAAGGCTGTGTTGGAGGCTCTGAAGGAGAAGAACCTGTACAGGGGAACTAAGGATAACCCCATGGTGGTGCCCACATGCAG ACAATGTCTGTCTCTTGTCCCCAGCCGCTCTAAGGATGTGATTGAGCCTCTGCTGAAGCCGCAGTGGTACGTCAACTGTAAGGACATGGCTGCCGCCGCTGTGGAG GTTGTTCGTAACGGTGAGCTGAAGGTGATCCCAGACTTCCACGAGGCGACGTGGTACCGCTGGATGGAGAACTGCCGCGATTGGTGCATCTCCCGCCAGCTGTGGTGGGGGCACCGCATCCCCGCGTACTTCGTAACCGTGGACGACCCCAGCGTTCCTCCTGGCGCT GATGTTGATGAGAAGTACTGGATCAGTGGCAGGGACGAGGCCGAGGCTCGCAGAAAGGCTGCGGAGAGGTTCGGGGTGTCAGAAGACAAGATCTCCCTCAGACAAG ATGAGGATGTTCTGGACACGTGGTTCTCCTCAGCCTTCTTCCCCTTCTCCATATTTGGCTGGCCggaacag ACTGAGGAGTTTAAGTTGTTCTACCCTGGTACCCTACTGGAGACGGGACATGACATTTTGTTCTTCTGGGTTGCTCGGATGGTCATGATGGGACTCAAGATGATCGGCAAACTGCCCTTCAAGGAG gtgtACCTGCACGCGATGGTGAGGGACGCCCACGGCAGGAAGATGAGCAAGTCGCTGGGGAACGTCATCGACCCGGTCGACGTCATCAACGGCATCACGCTGGACAACCTGCACAAGCTGCTGGAGAACAGCAACCTGGACCCACGGGAGGTTGCAAGGGCAAAACAGGGACAG AAAGAGGACTATCCCAACGGGATCCCTGAGTGCGGCACAGATGCCCTGAGATTTGCTCTGTGTGCCTACACTGGACAAG GCCGTGACATCAACCTTGACGTGCTGCGTGTCCAGGGTTATCGCTTCTTCTGTAACAAGATGTGGAACGCCACCAAGTTTGCCCTGAGCAGCCTGGGGGAGGGCTTCCAGCCAAGGTTTGAGGCTAAG CTGTCTGGCAATGAGCGACTGATCGACCAGTGGATCCTGAGCAGACTGGTGGCGGCCGTCGACGCATCCAACCGCGGTTTCGAGAACTACGACTTCCCCCTGGCGACGAACGGCATCTACAACTTCTGGCTCTACGACCTCTGCGACAAGTATCTG GAAAGCATCAAGCCAATTATCTACGGTAAGAACGAGGCAGCAAAGGAGACAACACGCCAGACACTGTACACGTGCCTGGAGGTCGGACTCCGCCTCCTCAGTCCCTTCATGCCCTTCATCACCGAGGAGCTATGGCAACGGTTGCCACGACGATCCAACGACGCCCCGCCCAGCATCTGTGTTGCATCATACCCAGAGGCAGAGGAG TTTCCATGGAGACAAGAGACACTGGAGGAAGAGCTTGACTTTGTCCATGAGGTCAACTGTAGAGCGCGGTCCATCCGGGCAGAGTACAACCTCACCAAGCAGAGGCCTGAAC TTTACCTGCAGTGCTCGGACAACTCTGTTGCTGAGATGCTGAACAAGTACATTGACATCATCACCATCCTGAGTCAGAGTGGAAAGGTCGTGACCCTGGTGGACCAGCCCCCACCCGAGGGCTGCGCCATCCTCACTGTGTCAGACAAGTGTACTGTTCACCTCTTACTTAAG GGCATGGTGGATGCCTCTAAGGAGATCACTAAGCTGGAGGGGAAGAAGACGAACCTGAATAACCAGGTGGACAAGATCCTGAAGGAAATGAGCATCGCTGACTACGAGAACAAGGTGCCGGAACAGGTCCGCATGAGGAAGGACGAGAGG AAATCCCAGATGGAGGGAGAGATCGAGGCCATCACCAAGGCTATTGAGAACTTCCAGAAGCTTCTATGA
- the LOC136441508 gene encoding valine--tRNA ligase-like isoform X2 — protein sequence MQQCISAVFKTRAILGKLPRVLQLSHHLTTSARMENGPEGAAGAAAAAAAAGGEPAVQKTEAQLKKEAKQKAKMEKFKAKQEKMAAQKGEKKSEEKKEKKKEKEVVTYDIQTPSGEKKDVASEMPNAYSPKYVEAAWYPWWEKQGFFKPEYGRKSLQEPNPKGQFVMVIPPPNVTGSLHLGHALTNAIEDSITRWHRMKGKTTLWNPGCDHAGIATQVVVEKKLQREEGLSRHDIGREKFVEKVWKWKNEKGGRIYEQQRLMGISVDWDRAAFTMDEKLCNCVKEVFVRLHDEGIIYRSNRLVNWSCRLKSAISDIEVDKKELPGRTLLAVPGYEEKVEFGVLVEFAYPVEGSDEEIVVATTRIETMLGDTAVAVHPEDDRYKHLHGKYVLHPLLERRMPIICDDFVDREFGTGAVKITPAHDHNDYECGKRNNLESVTIIDDNGLMTDDCGDKFKSMKRFHARKAVLEALKEKNLYRGTKDNPMVVPTCSRSKDVIEPLLKPQWYVNCKDMAAAAVEVVRNGELKVIPDFHEATWYRWMENCRDWCISRQLWWGHRIPAYFVTVDDPSVPPGADVDEKYWISGRDEAEARRKAAERFGVSEDKISLRQDEDVLDTWFSSAFFPFSIFGWPEQTEEFKLFYPGTLLETGHDILFFWVARMVMMGLKMIGKLPFKEVYLHAMVRDAHGRKMSKSLGNVIDPVDVINGITLDNLHKLLENSNLDPREVARAKQGQKEDYPNGIPECGTDALRFALCAYTGQGRDINLDVLRVQGYRFFCNKMWNATKFALSSLGEGFQPRFEAKLSGNERLIDQWILSRLVAAVDASNRGFENYDFPLATNGIYNFWLYDLCDKYLESIKPIIYGKNEAAKETTRQTLYTCLEVGLRLLSPFMPFITEELWQRLPRRSNDAPPSICVASYPEAEEFPWRQETLEEELDFVHEVNCRARSIRAEYNLTKQRPELYLQCSDNSVAEMLNKYIDIITILSQSGKVVTLVDQPPPEGCAILTVSDKCTVHLLLKGMVDASKEITKLEGKKTNLNNQVDKILKEMSIADYENKVPEQVRMRKDERKSQMEGEIEAITKAIENFQKLL from the exons ATGCAACAGTGCATCAGCGCCGTCTTCAAGACACGGGCGATCTTAGGCAAACTTCCGAGGGTCTTACAACTCTCACACCACCTCACGACGTCGGCCAGGATGGAGAACGGGCCCGAGGGAGCGGCAGGCGCGGCGGCGGCGGCAGCGGCGGCCGGCGGAGAACCGGCTGTGCAGAAGACCGAGGCACAACTGAAGAAGGAGGCGAAACAAAAGGCTAAGATGGAGAAGTTCAAAGCTAAACAGGAGAAGATGGCTGCACAGAAGGGCGAG aaaaagtcagaagaaaagaaggagaagaagaaggaaaaggaGGTCGTGACCTATGACATCCAGACCCCCTCAGGAGAGAAGAAAG ATGTGGCTAGTGAGATGCCCAATGCTTACAGTCCTAAGTACGTGGAGGCAGCCTGGTACCCCTGGTGGGAAAAACAAGGCTTCTTCAAACCTGAGTATGGA AGGAAGAGTCTACAGGAGCCCAACCCTAAGGGCCAGTTTGTGATGGTGATCCCCCCTCCCAACGTGACTGGTTCGCTCCATCTGGGTCACGCCCTCACCAACGCCATTGAGGACAGCATCACCAGATG GCACAGAATGAAGGGAAAGACGACCCTGTGGAACCCCGGCTGTGACCACGCCGGCATCGCCACACAGGTGGTCGTGGAGAAAAAGCTCCAAAGAGAAGAGGGCCTGTCTCGCCACGACATCGGCAGGGAAAAGTTTGTGGAGAAGGTCTGGAAGTGGAAGAACGA GAAAGGAGGGCGAATCTATGAGCAGCAGAGGCTGATGGGTATTTCTGTGGACTGGGACCGTGCAGCCTTCACTATGGATGAG AAACTGTGCAATTGTGTGAAGGAGGTTTTCGTCCGGCTCCACGACGAGGGAATCATCTACCGCAGCAACCGACTGGTCAACTGGTCCTGTCGCCTCAAGTCGGCCATCTCAGATATAGAG GTTGATAAGAAGGAGCTGCCAGGACGTACCCTGCTAGCCGTGCCGGGTTACGAGGAGAAGGTGGAGTTTGGAGTCCTGGTGGAGTTTGCCTACCCCGTGGAGGGGTCAG ATGAGGAGATCGTTGTTGCCACCACCCGTATTGAGACCATGCTGGGAGACACAGCTGTAGCTGTACATCCAGAGGACGACAGATACAAG CATCTCCATGGGAAGTACGTCCTCCACCCCCTGTTGGAGCGCCGCATGCCCATCATCTGTGACGACTTTGTGGACAGGGAGTTTGGAACAG GTGCTGTGAAGATCACCCCTGCCCACGACCACAACGATTACGAGTGCGGCAAGAGGAACAACCTGGAGTCAGTCACCATCATCGACGACAACGGGCTCATGACGGACGACTGCGGAGACAAGTTCAAG AGCATGAAGCGTTTCCATGCCAGAAAGGCTGTGTTGGAGGCTCTGAAGGAGAAGAACCTGTACAGGGGAACTAAGGATAACCCCATGGTGGTGCCCACATGCAG CCGCTCTAAGGATGTGATTGAGCCTCTGCTGAAGCCGCAGTGGTACGTCAACTGTAAGGACATGGCTGCCGCCGCTGTGGAG GTTGTTCGTAACGGTGAGCTGAAGGTGATCCCAGACTTCCACGAGGCGACGTGGTACCGCTGGATGGAGAACTGCCGCGATTGGTGCATCTCCCGCCAGCTGTGGTGGGGGCACCGCATCCCCGCGTACTTCGTAACCGTGGACGACCCCAGCGTTCCTCCTGGCGCT GATGTTGATGAGAAGTACTGGATCAGTGGCAGGGACGAGGCCGAGGCTCGCAGAAAGGCTGCGGAGAGGTTCGGGGTGTCAGAAGACAAGATCTCCCTCAGACAAG ATGAGGATGTTCTGGACACGTGGTTCTCCTCAGCCTTCTTCCCCTTCTCCATATTTGGCTGGCCggaacag ACTGAGGAGTTTAAGTTGTTCTACCCTGGTACCCTACTGGAGACGGGACATGACATTTTGTTCTTCTGGGTTGCTCGGATGGTCATGATGGGACTCAAGATGATCGGCAAACTGCCCTTCAAGGAG gtgtACCTGCACGCGATGGTGAGGGACGCCCACGGCAGGAAGATGAGCAAGTCGCTGGGGAACGTCATCGACCCGGTCGACGTCATCAACGGCATCACGCTGGACAACCTGCACAAGCTGCTGGAGAACAGCAACCTGGACCCACGGGAGGTTGCAAGGGCAAAACAGGGACAG AAAGAGGACTATCCCAACGGGATCCCTGAGTGCGGCACAGATGCCCTGAGATTTGCTCTGTGTGCCTACACTGGACAAG GCCGTGACATCAACCTTGACGTGCTGCGTGTCCAGGGTTATCGCTTCTTCTGTAACAAGATGTGGAACGCCACCAAGTTTGCCCTGAGCAGCCTGGGGGAGGGCTTCCAGCCAAGGTTTGAGGCTAAG CTGTCTGGCAATGAGCGACTGATCGACCAGTGGATCCTGAGCAGACTGGTGGCGGCCGTCGACGCATCCAACCGCGGTTTCGAGAACTACGACTTCCCCCTGGCGACGAACGGCATCTACAACTTCTGGCTCTACGACCTCTGCGACAAGTATCTG GAAAGCATCAAGCCAATTATCTACGGTAAGAACGAGGCAGCAAAGGAGACAACACGCCAGACACTGTACACGTGCCTGGAGGTCGGACTCCGCCTCCTCAGTCCCTTCATGCCCTTCATCACCGAGGAGCTATGGCAACGGTTGCCACGACGATCCAACGACGCCCCGCCCAGCATCTGTGTTGCATCATACCCAGAGGCAGAGGAG TTTCCATGGAGACAAGAGACACTGGAGGAAGAGCTTGACTTTGTCCATGAGGTCAACTGTAGAGCGCGGTCCATCCGGGCAGAGTACAACCTCACCAAGCAGAGGCCTGAAC TTTACCTGCAGTGCTCGGACAACTCTGTTGCTGAGATGCTGAACAAGTACATTGACATCATCACCATCCTGAGTCAGAGTGGAAAGGTCGTGACCCTGGTGGACCAGCCCCCACCCGAGGGCTGCGCCATCCTCACTGTGTCAGACAAGTGTACTGTTCACCTCTTACTTAAG GGCATGGTGGATGCCTCTAAGGAGATCACTAAGCTGGAGGGGAAGAAGACGAACCTGAATAACCAGGTGGACAAGATCCTGAAGGAAATGAGCATCGCTGACTACGAGAACAAGGTGCCGGAACAGGTCCGCATGAGGAAGGACGAGAGG AAATCCCAGATGGAGGGAGAGATCGAGGCCATCACCAAGGCTATTGAGAACTTCCAGAAGCTTCTATGA